The sequence GAGTGGTGGCAAGGGAACGTCGCTGCCCACGATCATCACGCGCCCAGGGCGCAAACGCGCCTGGGCCGCTTCCATCCGCGCGCCCACGTCGCCTTCGGATTGCGTGAGGACGTGCCAGCCGGGCGGTGCGAGAGCGCTGAGCAACTCGAAGCCGTCGTGCTCTGGCGCCGCCAAGAGGACGCGTCGGTCGACCGGCAGCGCTTGGTAGGCCGTCAGCACGTCCCTCAGCATTGCTTCGGCCAGCCTTGCAGCAAGCACGGCACCGATCTCGCGCGCGAGTCGCGTCTTGCAGTGCCCTGGCACGGGTGCCCGGGCCATGACCGCCAGCGTGATCACCTTCGACATGTCTAGCACCAGCTCGAGGCGCGTGTGCCGAGCAGGACGTCCTGGCTCGGACCGAGGTGCTCCTCGATGTCACGTCGAGGTGACGGCATGAGCGCGCGCTACCGGCACCTCGAGGTAACGGCGCCCTCGAAACGACGCGGGAAACCCAGGAAGCCGCTCGGCACGATTCGTGGAGAAGGACCTGGGAGATGTCCTGCCGCGCGCCCTTGGTCTTCACCCTCGTCAGTCTATTTCTGACGCACTTGGCCCAGGCGCAGGAGCCCGCTGCCGCCGAAGCGCTATTCGACTCGGGGGTCGCTGCGATGAAAGCCGGTCGCTACGATGACGCCTGCCCGAAGATCGAGGAGAGCCATCAGCTGGAGGCGCGGCCGGGAACGCTGTTCACCCTGGCAGAATGCTGGCGCAAGGCGGGCAAGACGGCCACGGCGTTGGCCCGATACAACGAGTACCTGCGCGTCTTCGAGCGCATGGACGCCGCAGAGCAGAAGAGGCAGCGCGGGCGCGACGGGTTTGCGCGGAAGCACGTCGCCAGCCTGGAGGAGACAGTTCCACATTTGGTGATCACGCTTTCCGCGCGGAGCCCAAAGGGGGCGATCGTGCTCATGAACGGTGTCGAACTCGGCGCCGCGGCGCTCGGCACGCCACTGCCCGTGGACCCGGGACACCATGAACTCGTCGTTCGTGCGTCCGATGGCACCGAGACGACGACGGCCCTGGACGTGACCAAAGGTGAGTCGAAGAGCGTCGAACTGGAAGTTCGGAGTCGACAGAAGGCACCAGAGGCGAGCCGGGACGAGCGCCCGTTGGCCACCGCTGGAGCACGGCGGCAGTCACAAGCCAAGGAATCCAATGCTCCGCCCTCGCACGGGCAACGCACGGCCGGATGGGTGCTTCTGGGCGTCGGAGCCGCAAGTGCCGTCGTGGGGACGGTGGCCGGCGTCCTCGTGCTCTCCAAGAAGAGCGAGCTGGAGCAGAACTGCGGCATAGGCGGCAACGCTGCAGCCTGCAATGCGGATGGCAAGCGCGAGGCCGACAGCGTTCAGACATTGGGACTGGTGAGCACCGTCGGCTTCGCGGTCGCAATAGCGGGCCTCGGCTCTGGGACCACTCTGCTACTCACGGCGCCCGAGCCGCAGCAGGCTAGCCGTGGTCGGCTCGGCGGCAGCGTCGCGCTTGGAGGACGGTTCTGATCGAGCCGAAGCGTGCGATGCTCTTCTCCGTTCTTGCACAAAGCGGCGGTTGCCCGGACCTTCCACCCAGTAGCGTGTTCGCCAAGCGCTATCGTGTGAGCCGGCGCCTCGGCGCTGGCGGATTCGGCAGCGTGTATGAATCCACACACTTGGTGACGGGTCGACGCTGCGCGCTCAAGGTGTTGCTGCCTCACCTGGCCCAGGATGCCGACTTTCGCGCTGGCTTCTTGCGCGAGTCCCGTGTGACCGCCCAGCTCGAGAGCGAACACATCGTGGACGTGTTGGACGCGGGCATCGACGACGACACCGACACCCCTTTCATGGTGATGGAGCTGCTGAACGGCGAGGATCTTTCGCGCCGACTGCGCCGAAAAGGGAAGTTCAGCCCCGCCGAAACCATCGTCTATCTGGGACAGGTGGCGTTGGCCCTGGAACAAGCCCACAAGTACGCCATCATTCATCGCGACCTGAAGCCTGGGAATCTGTTTCTGACGCGGCGCCTCGACGGGGGCCCCCTGGTCAAGATCCTGGATTTCGGCATCGCCAAGGTCCTCGCCGAACAGTCCACGCGCAGCGTGACCACGAGTGCGGGAACACCGCTCTACATGGCACCCGAGCAATTCCGCCGGGAAGCCGTCTCGGCACAGGTGGACGTGTACGCCTTGGGCATGTTGGCCTTCATCTTCCTCGTCGGGAAACACTACTTTCGCCTCGAGCGCGAGCAGTGCGAGAACGCGTACGCCCTGGCTCTGACCCTCGTCGAGGGACCTGCAGAAAGCGCAACGGCTCGCGCCGCGCGCTACGGTGCGCAATTGCCACCTGCCTTCAACCACTGGTTCGCGCGCGCCAGCCACGCAGACCCGAGACAACGCCACGGAAGCGCTCGCGACGCGGTCATCGATTTGTGCGCGTGCTTTGGCATCCCGGTCCCCGAGGAACTGCGAGAGAGACCAAGCAAGGAGCGTGTCGGCGCCCTGAGCGTGTACGTGGAGTCGGCGATTCCTCCAGAGTTTCGGGCAGCACCGAGCGCACCCGCCCCCAACTCCGTACCTCGAGGGCCCCAAGCCCCTGGGGAGTTCCAAGGGAAAGCGACAACAAGTATCGGGCCGAGCAGCGGAGCCCGACACGATGCCAAGGCCACGTTGGAATCACCGGTGCATCCGCCACGGTCCGCGACCGGCACCTCCGCCTCGCACGCCCCTAGCAACGCCATTCCCTTCTCGACCATCACAGCGACCACGCGAGAGCTCGCGCAACCTCCGCCGGTCCTGGCCCAAACGGTCGTGGACTCGCACGGCACGGTGCCACCGAGTTCGGCGGCGCCAACCCAGCCCATGCGCATCAGCGAAGCATCCGCGCCCCGCATCTCCCTCCCAGAGCCCACGGGACACCCCGTCTCGATGCCCACGGCCGCGCCGGCATCATCACCAATGGCGAAGCGGGGTAGCACCGGCCTCGTTGCGGTGTTGGCCCTTGGTGCGGGTGTCGCCGTCCTGTCAGTGGTGGCGTCAGTCGTCGCCCTACGCATGCCCCACCTTCAGCGTCCACCCGCGCTCGCGCACATGTCTCTTCCGAACCCACCGCTGACGCGCACGCCAGCGGCGGCGAGCGCAGCACCCACGACGAGCACGAGCCCGGGGCTCGACTCACCGCTAACCAAGTCCAGTGAGCGCAGCTCGGGCACGACGGCACGACCAGCAAGCCGAACGCCTGCCGCGCCTGCCTCGAGTGCAGTGCCGACGGCGCCAGCGCCGGACGACGTCCCGGTTTCGCCCACACCGAAGCCCGCGTCGCCGCCGACGAAAGCAGGCGAAACCCCCGACACTCTCTACTCGCGCGAGTGAGCCCGCCACGACCGATGCTTGCTGCAGTGGAACCCGTTCACGGCATCGTGCAACACTCCGCCCATGACGTCGGGCGCGGAAACGACCATTGCGGCAGACGCGCCCGACCTCAGCCCAGGTCGGGCTCTTCAAGCCAAGGTGGTCGTCGTGGGAGGACCCGACCTCGGCAAGGAGATGGCGGTGACGGGCGAACACGTCGTCGGTTCCGCAGAAGGTGTGGCGTTGCGCTTGTCAGACCCGCGAGTCTCGCGCCGACACGCGGAGTTTCGCTTGGTGGATCGGCGACTGATGGTGCGTGACCTCGGCAGCCGCAACGGCACCTACCTGGGGCACACCCGTGTCGTGGAAAGCGAGGCCCCGCTCGGTTCCCTGGTGCAAGTGGGCGACTCGACACTGGCAGTACAACCTCGCTGGTACACGCGCGAGGTGCCGCCATCCGAGCACAGCGAGTTCGGGGACCTGGTGGGCACCTCGCTGCGCATGCGCGAGATCTTCGCGATTCTGGAGCGAGTCTCGAGCACCGACGTGACGGTGTTGATCGAAGGCGAAAGCGGCACGGGCAAGGAGCTAGCGGCCCGTGCCCTGCGCAATGCCTCATTGCGCGCCACGCGGCCCTACGTCATCTTCGATTGCGCGGCGGTGCCGCGTGACCTGGCCGAGTCCGAGCTCTTCGGACACAAGCGTGGTGCGTTCTCCGGTGCCGTGGCAGATCGAGCTGGGGCATTCCAGCAAGCCCATGGCGGCACCATCTACCTCGACGAATTGGGAGAGCTCCCCCTGGAGCTTCAGCCCAAGTTGCTGCGCGTGCTGGAGACGGCGGAAGTACGGCGCGTGGGCGACGACACGATGCGCAAGGTGGACGTTCGCGTCATTGCTGCCACCAACCGCGACCTGCAAGCGGAAGTGCGGCGCGGTCGGTTCCGCGAGGATCTGCTCTACCGCCTCGAAGTAGTGAAGATCCGCTTGCCCCCCCTGCGAGAACGGCTGGAAGACGTGCCCACCCTCGTTCAGCGGCTTCTGGCGGGCAAGCTGGACGTCGATGCACCGATCACAGGCTCCAATCTCAATCGGCTCGTTTCCTACGCGTGGCCGGGAAACGTCCGCGAGCTTCGCAACGTGCTGGATCGTGCCCTTGCCCTCTCGGACCAATCCCGCGGCAAACCCAGC comes from Polyangiaceae bacterium and encodes:
- a CDS encoding sigma 54-interacting transcriptional regulator, with the translated sequence MTSGAETTIAADAPDLSPGRALQAKVVVVGGPDLGKEMAVTGEHVVGSAEGVALRLSDPRVSRRHAEFRLVDRRLMVRDLGSRNGTYLGHTRVVESEAPLGSLVQVGDSTLAVQPRWYTREVPPSEHSEFGDLVGTSLRMREIFAILERVSSTDVTVLIEGESGTGKELAARALRNASLRATRPYVIFDCAAVPRDLAESELFGHKRGAFSGAVADRAGAFQQAHGGTIYLDELGELPLELQPKLLRVLETAEVRRVGDDTMRKVDVRVIAATNRDLQAEVRRGRFREDLLYRLEVVKIRLPPLRERLEDVPTLVQRLLAGKLDVDAPITGSNLNRLVSYAWPGNVRELRNVLDRALALSDQSRGKPSFGDLVLNLGPTEDQPSTLGSQLPGVASPLPFKDAKELLLSQFERAYLDALLERHRGNHTQAAEAAGLSRKHLYDLLRKHFGNVSGSDD
- a CDS encoding TIGR04282 family arsenosugar biosynthesis glycosyltransferase, with the protein product MSKVITLAVMARAPVPGHCKTRLAREIGAVLAARLAEAMLRDVLTAYQALPVDRRVLLAAPEHDGFELLSALAPPGWHVLTQSEGDVGARMEAAQARLRPGRVMIVGSDVPLPPLDAITQAIEVWQDSQVLLGPAQDGGYYLIGLPLEEVRVFRDMPWSTDQVFARTRARCVELGYRLVELPPALDVDRAADLAPLLQMLEARTERAPHTWRELNNDALWVARSE
- a CDS encoding protein kinase; this encodes MLFSVLAQSGGCPDLPPSSVFAKRYRVSRRLGAGGFGSVYESTHLVTGRRCALKVLLPHLAQDADFRAGFLRESRVTAQLESEHIVDVLDAGIDDDTDTPFMVMELLNGEDLSRRLRRKGKFSPAETIVYLGQVALALEQAHKYAIIHRDLKPGNLFLTRRLDGGPLVKILDFGIAKVLAEQSTRSVTTSAGTPLYMAPEQFRREAVSAQVDVYALGMLAFIFLVGKHYFRLEREQCENAYALALTLVEGPAESATARAARYGAQLPPAFNHWFARASHADPRQRHGSARDAVIDLCACFGIPVPEELRERPSKERVGALSVYVESAIPPEFRAAPSAPAPNSVPRGPQAPGEFQGKATTSIGPSSGARHDAKATLESPVHPPRSATGTSASHAPSNAIPFSTITATTRELAQPPPVLAQTVVDSHGTVPPSSAAPTQPMRISEASAPRISLPEPTGHPVSMPTAAPASSPMAKRGSTGLVAVLALGAGVAVLSVVASVVALRMPHLQRPPALAHMSLPNPPLTRTPAAASAAPTTSTSPGLDSPLTKSSERSSGTTARPASRTPAAPASSAVPTAPAPDDVPVSPTPKPASPPTKAGETPDTLYSRE